The following nucleotide sequence is from Cercospora beticola chromosome 2, complete sequence.
GCAGCCGTTCTTATCACGACGCAATTGTCGGAAAGCTAAGTGCGAAGCTGGCCAGAAAAATGAGTGTCGGACAGGATGTCGCCGCAGTGAGACAATCTGGCGTGGCACTGAATCCGCTCCTGGTCTCTAAGACGGTGCTGTGTGCCACCCGAGGTTTTTATGTGACCATCTATCCACACACGTTCAACATGCCAGAGATCGCTTCCTGTTCCAAGATGCTCATAACTCAGCCGCCGATTTACTTTCCGTCGACTCAACTCCATTGGATGTATTCAATTGACGGCGGTGTGAAATTCCACTCATGTTGCCGACCATACTCGCTTCCTCAATCGGTCGAAGGCACAACTATCCGCAAGCTTGCAAAGGTCATCGTGGATGCTACCGGGGAGATGTCAAGAAGAATAGAGAGGGACCGCAATCATTCACCGCTATCGTTGTCATCGTTGTTTTGCGTGTCATTGAAGAATCATTGCACTGCCCTGTGAGCTATGGAGCCTTGGTCTACAAGATCTGAACAGCTCATCGTTATACCTCTCTACTCGCCTTGCTTCGAGTTGGACTACTTGGTGCAAGACTGGGGTCATAGTTGCAAGAGTGCTGAGGGCGTGCGAGAACTCAGCATGGGAAAGCATCAAAGCGCGACACTTGCGCAGGTGATCCTTAGCTTAAAGGCAGATAAGTACACAGCTCTCCGAAATCAAAGGCTGAAGCCGCGCGAATTCGAGAACATTTCAGCAGTTTCAATTGTGCGATTATGCCATTGTAGATTTGGTTTCCACGCTCAGAGCCATTTGTTATGAAAACGACTGACGCCGGCTCGATGTTGGCCACTTCTTCCTTCCTCCTCGATTCTTCTTGACTCGATGCCCACAGGTCTCGAGAGACGGTACTCATTCTCTTTTACCAGCAGGCAGAGAGCACCGCCACGATGCCGTCTCACTTCATATCTCCCTGCGCGCAAAGACCCTTCCCGTCCACGTCACTGCCGGTTGCCGGGCAGTATTTGCTTTCTTGGCGTGCATGTGAAGAGAAATCCATGGCGTTCGGCGGTCGTCTTCTCATTTTCGTCCTTCGAAAAACAACACCGTGTTCTAAAACCTAGCACTTAGCACACACCGTGCTTTGCCAGCTCGACACTTAGGAGTAAGTACTTCCTCTCCTGGTATGTTCATAACGCCGCCGGACCTAACAATTTGCAGCGCCCGCAAGATGGCGGCGGCTCgagtcttcgccatcgccgaGCTATTAGAAGCGATTCTTCTGGAACTCCCTATCAAAGACCTGCTCCTGTCTCAGAGAATCAACAAAGACTGCAAACACGCCGTGAACTCTTCGACTCGCATCCGCAAGGCTCTCTTTCTGATTCCCGGCGACGCCGAGGACACCAATGTCGAGACAGTCCCTCATGGACCCGATCTGACTCCGGTCAAACCAGTGCCGGTCGGCAGACTAAGTGCACAGCTCGCTGAGAAGTGCAATTTTCGGGAGATAGACGCGGTCAAGAAGTCTGGCGTCGCGTTCAATCCACTCATCATCTGCCGTTTGGATGTCACCATCGGCTGGTTTCCCAACACGCGCGCCTATCTTCAACTTCCGTTGCTCGACTTGCCGGAGTATGCTTCCTGTTTCGGGATGTTTACCACTCAGCCGCCGATCGAGTTCTCGTTCACCAGCGTCCGATGTCATGTCATGAGACATAATGAATCGCACCTGCGAACTCATCACGACCGTTTGATGCTTGCTAAGACGTCGGAGGGCACTACTCCTCGGAAACTCGTTGATGCCCTCCGAGCTCGTAAAAACGGTTTAAGCGTGTTGGATTTCAAGGTGGTCTCGCTTCAGGAGTGTGAGCTAGACAGCTTGATGCTCGGATTTTGGCCGAGCGATGACGACCCTCGTGGCACGCTCTTTGGCACTTGGTAAACGGCCACAAGAAGCACAGATCAGAGGGATTGGTATTTGCAGCTTCGCATGCAGGAGAATGCTGGGGAACCTGGAAGGACGCTATTACCATCCTGCAGGTCCAGTAGCTAAAGGTCATCCTTCACGGCAATAAGACGCCACCGCTTGCAGTCATGTAGCATGCTCCCCAATGGGACTGATGTTTATTGCGATCTGGTTCGACAGTAACGTCCGGAGGCTGTGCAATGTCGGACAGCAAACACAATGTCGCAAACGTGCACCCTCGTTGGCGTCTCCAAGTACCTTCGACCTGTCGCCCATCTGAGCTTCATTGACAGGATGCCTCAGATTGGCTCGACAGAGAGGAGATGCGAGATAGGTAGAACATTCGAATCACCTCGGCAGGCCTCATCGTGTCCAAGATCCTAGAGTCTTCTTTGTTTCTCCGTGGTAAGCTGTGCCCTTCTTGACTTCAGTGACCGCGAGTAATAGATCTAGTGAGGAAGTTGCTGTAAATGTTCCATCTTTTGGTGAAAAGTAGGCCAACCACGAGCTGAAGAGCTACAATGCCGATCAGCTTTTCGGCATATGAATGGACCGACGGCTCACCCCCACTGCTCCACCTGGAACCGGCAACTCAAGCTTGGGAAGTCTAGACATTGATATTGCAGATTGTGTTATATCCACTTTCTGTAACCCCCTTCTCGTTGTTCGTTAGAGGTAGGATTCCAATCAAGATGCCAGTCAACAATGAGATTGCCGGCAAGCTTGCCTTGATCACCGGAGGTTCGTGACACCCGTCACGGAATTGAATTGACAGGTGACTGACCAGGAATAGCAAGCGGTGGCATTGGAGCAGCTTGTGCACGAGACTTGTTCGCCAGTGGAGCAGCTCTGGCTTTGACATATTCGTCAAATAAAGCTTCAGTCGACCAATTGATAGAAGAACTCAGGCCAAATGCCAATGGGCGCAAGCTCACTGCCCACAAAGCCGACATGGTGGGTAAGTCCAGACTGTTGTAGACCGGC
It contains:
- a CDS encoding uncharacterized protein (antiSMASH:Cluster_14) — translated: MAAARVFAIAELLEAILLELPIKDLLLSQRINKDCKHAVNSSTRIRKALFLIPGDAEDTNVETVPHGPDLTPVKPVPVGRLSAQLAEKCNFREIDAVKKSGVAFNPLIICRLDVTIGWFPNTRAYLQLPLLDLPEYASCFGMFTTQPPIEFSFTSVRCHVMRHNESHLRTHHDRLMLAKTSEGTTPRKLVDALRARKNGLSVLDFKVVSLQECELDSLMLGFWPSDDDPRGTLFGTW